One genomic window of Desulfovibrio psychrotolerans includes the following:
- the guaB gene encoding IMP dehydrogenase: MSEIIGKALTFDDVLLLPGYSETTPDMVDVSTRLTHSIPLNIPLISAAMDTVTESEMAIAMARNGGIGVIHKNMPLEQQCLEVQKVKKSESGMILDPVTIEPDLTIAQALEVMSVYKVSGLPVLRGKELVGILTNRDVRFIESPETTKVSEMMTSKNLVTVPVGTTLEEAKRHLHEHRIEKLLVVDADRTLKGLITMKDIDKVVKYPHSTKDEQGRLRAAAALGVGKDCEMRAEALLRAGADALVLDSAHGHSKNILDAVAMIRGSFPAAQVVAGNIATYDGAKALFKAGADTVKVGIGPGSICTTRIVAGVGVPQISAVQEAYKAALEVDRTIIADGGIKYSGDIVKAIAVGASTVMIGSIFAGTDESPGETVLYQGRRYKNYRGMGSIDAMKAGSSDRYFQEKSKKLVPEGIVGRVPYKGPVSDTIHQLIGGLRSGMGYVGAATISDLTRKARLVEISPAGLRESHVHDVIITKEAPNYKMEN, encoded by the coding sequence ATGAGCGAAATCATAGGCAAGGCTTTGACGTTCGACGACGTCCTCCTGCTTCCCGGTTACTCGGAAACCACACCGGACATGGTAGACGTAAGTACGCGCCTGACACACTCCATCCCCCTGAACATTCCCCTCATTTCCGCAGCCATGGATACGGTGACGGAATCCGAAATGGCCATTGCCATGGCCCGCAACGGCGGCATAGGCGTCATCCACAAGAACATGCCGCTGGAACAGCAGTGCCTGGAAGTGCAGAAGGTGAAGAAGTCCGAGTCCGGCATGATTCTGGACCCCGTGACCATTGAACCCGACCTCACCATTGCGCAGGCTCTGGAAGTGATGTCCGTTTACAAGGTTTCCGGCCTGCCCGTGCTGCGCGGCAAGGAGCTTGTGGGCATTCTCACCAACCGTGATGTCCGGTTTATCGAATCCCCTGAGACAACCAAAGTTTCTGAGATGATGACCAGCAAAAATCTGGTGACCGTTCCCGTGGGCACCACGCTGGAAGAAGCCAAGCGCCACCTGCACGAACACCGCATTGAAAAACTGCTGGTGGTGGACGCTGACCGCACGCTCAAGGGCCTCATCACCATGAAGGACATAGACAAGGTGGTAAAATACCCCCATTCCACCAAGGATGAGCAGGGCAGGCTGCGCGCTGCCGCCGCTCTGGGGGTGGGCAAGGATTGCGAAATGCGCGCCGAAGCGCTGCTCAGAGCCGGTGCGGACGCACTGGTGCTGGATTCTGCCCACGGCCACTCCAAAAACATTCTGGACGCCGTTGCCATGATCCGGGGCAGCTTTCCCGCCGCACAGGTGGTGGCAGGCAACATTGCCACCTATGACGGAGCCAAGGCCCTGTTCAAGGCGGGCGCAGATACCGTGAAGGTGGGCATAGGACCCGGTTCCATCTGCACCACGCGCATTGTGGCCGGTGTGGGCGTGCCGCAGATATCTGCCGTGCAGGAAGCCTACAAGGCTGCGCTGGAAGTGGACCGCACCATCATCGCAGACGGCGGCATCAAGTACTCCGGCGATATTGTCAAGGCCATAGCCGTGGGCGCAAGCACGGTGATGATAGGTTCCATTTTCGCCGGAACGGATGAATCGCCGGGTGAAACCGTGCTCTATCAGGGCCGTCGTTACAAGAACTACCGCGGCATGGGCTCCATAGACGCCATGAAGGCAGGCAGCTCCGACCGCTACTTCCAGGAAAAAAGCAAGAAGCTGGTGCCCGAAGGCATTGTGGGCCGCGTTCCCTACAAGGGCCCCGTGTCGGACACCATCCACCAGCTCATCGGCGGCCTGCGCTCGGGCATGGGCTATGTGGGTGCGGCTACCATAAGCGATCTGACCCGCAAGGCCCGCCTTGTGGAAATTTCGCCCGCCGGCCTGCGCGAATCGCACGTGCACGACGTTATCATCACCAAGGAAGCCCCCAACTACAAAATGGAAAACTAG
- the guaA gene encoding glutamine-hydrolyzing GMP synthase translates to MESISKVIIIDYGSQFTQLIARRVREAGVYSEIHPCIVTAQEVKAMRPSAVILSGGPASVGDADAPALDMGFLQLGVPVLGICYGMQLLAHNMGGALASSETREYGPADLQILKSCPLFEGIAQEDASRVWMSHGDKVKAAPAGFDVVGRTETLDIAAMADESRNIYALQFHPEVHHSVDGTQMINNFLFKIAKIKPDWTMSGFIESVIRDVREAVGPEGNVVCGLSGGIDSTVVAVLLNKAIGHRLHCIFVDNGLMRAQEVEEVSSYLREHFDLNLTVVDASERFLSKLAGVDDPEKKRKIIGYEFIEIFDEEAHRIENVAYLAQGTLYPDVIESISHKGPSAVIKSHHNVGGLPEKMKLKLIEPLRELFKDEVRKVAMELGMPDSIVWRHPFPGPGLAIRIIGEITAERLEILRKADKIVQNELTASGWYRKVWQGFAVLLPLKTVGVMGDGRTYEHVIALRIVDSVDAMTADWVRMPSEILERISSRIINEVKGVNRVVYDISSKPPSTIEWE, encoded by the coding sequence ATGGAATCCATCAGCAAAGTCATCATTATAGACTACGGTTCGCAGTTCACGCAGCTTATCGCGCGGCGCGTGCGTGAAGCAGGCGTGTATTCTGAAATCCACCCCTGCATCGTCACGGCGCAGGAAGTGAAGGCCATGCGCCCCTCTGCCGTCATTCTTTCCGGCGGTCCCGCCAGCGTGGGCGATGCAGATGCCCCCGCGCTGGACATGGGTTTTCTGCAACTGGGCGTGCCCGTGCTGGGCATATGCTACGGCATGCAGTTGCTGGCGCACAACATGGGCGGCGCCTTGGCAAGCTCGGAAACCCGTGAATACGGCCCTGCCGACCTGCAGATTCTGAAGTCCTGCCCCCTGTTTGAAGGCATTGCGCAGGAAGATGCCTCCCGCGTCTGGATGTCGCACGGCGACAAGGTGAAGGCAGCCCCGGCCGGGTTTGACGTTGTGGGCCGCACGGAAACGCTGGATATCGCCGCTATGGCGGACGAATCCAGAAACATCTATGCGCTCCAGTTCCACCCGGAGGTGCACCACTCCGTGGACGGCACGCAGATGATCAACAACTTCCTGTTCAAAATCGCCAAAATCAAGCCGGACTGGACCATGTCCGGATTCATCGAAAGCGTTATCCGCGATGTGCGCGAAGCCGTGGGACCGGAAGGCAATGTGGTCTGCGGGCTTTCCGGCGGCATAGACTCCACCGTGGTCGCCGTGCTGCTGAATAAGGCCATAGGCCACCGCCTGCACTGCATCTTTGTGGATAACGGCCTTATGCGCGCGCAGGAAGTGGAAGAGGTTTCCAGCTATCTGCGTGAGCACTTCGACCTTAACCTCACAGTTGTGGACGCCAGCGAACGGTTCCTCTCCAAGCTGGCAGGCGTGGACGACCCCGAAAAGAAACGCAAGATCATCGGTTACGAGTTCATCGAGATATTTGATGAAGAAGCACACCGCATTGAAAATGTGGCCTATCTCGCACAGGGCACGCTCTACCCGGACGTGATCGAATCCATCTCGCACAAGGGCCCCTCCGCCGTCATCAAGAGCCACCACAACGTGGGCGGGCTGCCGGAGAAGATGAAGCTCAAGCTCATCGAACCCCTGCGCGAGCTTTTCAAGGACGAGGTGCGCAAGGTGGCCATGGAACTGGGCATGCCCGATTCCATTGTATGGCGCCATCCCTTCCCCGGTCCGGGGCTTGCCATCCGCATCATCGGCGAAATTACGGCCGAGCGGCTGGAAATCCTCAGAAAAGCGGACAAGATCGTGCAGAACGAGTTGACTGCTTCCGGCTGGTATCGCAAAGTGTGGCAGGGATTTGCCGTTCTGCTGCCCCTTAAGACCGTGGGCGTTATGGGCGACGGGCGCACCTATGAGCACGTTATCGCCCTGCGCATTGTGGACAGCGTGGACGCCATGACGGCGGACTGGGTGCGCATGCCCTCCGAGATTCTGGAGCGCATCTCCAGCCGCATTATCAATGAAGTTAAGGGTGTGAACCGGGTGGTCTACGACATTTCGTCCAAGCCCCCGAGCACCATTGAATGGGAATAG